In Aspergillus luchuensis IFO 4308 DNA, chromosome 1, nearly complete sequence, the following are encoded in one genomic region:
- a CDS encoding MFS transporter (COG:G;~EggNog:ENOG410Q1FC;~InterPro:IPR020846,IPR011701,IPR036259;~PFAM:PF07690;~SMCOG1106:major facilitator transporter;~TransMembrane:12 (i146-172o178-198i210-227o233-255i267-294o300-318i374-396o408-430i451-472o478-499i511-535o547-569i);~antiSMASH:Cluster_1.4;~go_function: GO:0022857 - transmembrane transporter activity [Evidence IEA];~go_process: GO:0055085 - transmembrane transport [Evidence IEA]) → MTPSLNTTKTINTPLHQLQCHLCTKPSTSLIYHLRMPSPSPSPSPSSASSLSTIPTAHASRTQTLSRPQTNIEVSRIETLRLTHESTVGSKAPQTPRDEWLPMGGGKEFPPLLPDPDRYVVEFTGEEDPMHPHNWPIGTKILLSGILAYVTFTASFASAIFSSTVGAISIHYGISTEVATLGVTLYVLGFAAGPTFWAPASELSGRRWPITAGVFGYSIFTVATATAKDVQTIMLTRFFAGLFAASPLSIVPAAFSDIYNNRTRGIAIAMFAMAVFVGPFASPFTGGFIVMSYLGWRWTMYIAAIMGFLGSALLLLFYRETYAPALLMAKAATVRRQTRNWGIHAKQDEVEIDFRELITVNFSRPFRMLLTEPIVFLVTLYMSFIYGLMYALLAAYPVVFQDIHGMNLGVGSLPFIGLIIGEILGGVFVLSSQGSYTKKLRANNDIPIPEWRLPPAIVGGISFTIGLFWYGWTGWTRSIHWMAPTASGLFTGFGIYCIFLQCFNYLIDSYLQFAASVFAANTILRSAVGACFPLFARQMFVNLGVQWAGTLLGCLAAIMIPIPVGFIMFGPALRRRSKFAPAAAVFQEKSA, encoded by the exons ATGACACCATcactcaacaccaccaaaacAATAAATACACCCCTCCACCAGCTACAATGCCATCTCTGCACAAagccctccacctccctcatctACCACCTCAGAatgccctctccatccccctccccctccccctccagcgcctcctccCTATCCACCATCCCAACCGCCCACGCAAGCCGCACCCAAACCCTAAGTCGGCCGCAAACCAATATCGAAGTCTCGCGCATCGAGACACTCCGTCTTACGCACGAATCCACCGTCGGGTCAAAGGCGCCGCAGACACCCCGGGATGAATGGTTACCTATGGGCGGGGGAAAAGAGTTTCCCCCGTTACTACCGGATCCGGATCGCTATGTGGTTGAGTTTACGGGTGAGGAGGATCCGATGCATCCGCATAATTGGCCGATTGGGACGAA gATTCTCCTTTCAGGCATCCTAGCCTACGTGACGTTTACTGCGTCTTTCGCTAGCGCGATTTTTTCTTCGACCGTTGGCGCGATTAGTATACACTACGGGATTAGCACTGAGGTCGCGACGCTCGGCGTGACGCTGTATGTACTTGGGTTCGCGGCCGGACCGACGTTCTGGGCGCCTGCGTCGGAGCTGTCTGGGCGGCGGTGGCCCATTACTGCTGGGGTGTTTGGGTATAGTATCTTTACGGTGGCGACGGCTACAGCAAAGGACGTGCAGACGATTATGCTGACCCGGTTCTTTGCGGGTTTGTTCGCGGCGAGTCCGTTGTCGATTGTGCCAGCGGCGTTCTCGGATATTTACAATAATCGGACGCGGGGAATCGCGATCGCGATGTTTGCGATGGCGGTGTTTGTGGGGCCATTTGCGTCGCCGTTTACGGGAGGCTTCATTGTCATGAGTTATctggggtggaggtggacgaTGTATATTGCCGCGATTATGGGGTTTCTGGGGTCGgcactgctgctgttgttttATAGGGAGACGTATGCGCCAGCGTTGTTGATGGCGAAGGCGGCGACGGTGAGGCGGCAGACGAGGAACTGGGGGATTCACGCGAAGCAGGATGAGGTGGAAATTGATTTTCGGGAGCTGATTACGGTGAACTTTAGTAGGCCGTTTCGGATGCTGCTTACGGAGCCGATTGTGTTTCTGGTTACGCTGTACATGTCGTTCATTTATGGTCTCATGTATGCCTTGCTGGCGGCATATCCGGTGGTGTTTCAGGACATTCATGGCATGAATCTTGGGGTGGGCAGCTTACCGTTTATTGGGCTGATAATCGGGGAGATTCTGGGAGGAGTGTTTGTCTTGTCGAGTCAGGGCTCGTATACCAAGAAGTTGAGGGCGAATAACGATATTCCCATCCCCGAGTGGCGCTTGCCTCCGGCCATTGTCGGCGGCATCTCTTTCACCATTGGACTCTTTTG GTATGGCTGGACCGGATGGACGCGGTCGATCCATTGGATGGCCCCAACGGCGTCCGGGCTGTTCACAGGGTTCGGCATCTACTGCATCTTTTTGCAGTGTTTCAACTATCTAATCGACTCTTATCTGCAATT CGCCGCGTCTGTTTTTGCTGCCAACACCATCTTGCGGTCTGCAGTTGGGGCATGCTTCCCTCTCTTTGCGCGACAGATGTTTGTCAACCTGGGGGTGCAGTGGGCGGGCACATTGCTGGGGTGTCTGGCGGCGATTATGATCCCTATCCCCGTGGGGTTCATCATGTTTGGGCCCGCCCTACGACGGAGGAGCAAATTTGCCCCAGCGGCAGCGGTGTTCCAGGAGAAGTCGGCCTAG
- a CDS encoding uncharacterized protein (COG:S;~EggNog:ENOG410PRSA;~TransMembrane:8 (i5-22o79-99i111-138o158-180i192-215o235-266i306-323o343-365i);~antiSMASH:Cluster_1.4), with protein MSAKLILPALSLFTLYAIWYYADANGLLELARQSIERKTLPGSDAPLRTVYTGLPRLDHLLTTLTTFFWPTTDGSHPALTLHTLGFAGTFGSAWILITLESWRQGNAWTLAAYPLIFGLSAQTLTFAFAAPLYCALQLTTSITSTTPTATNIHIPKTILTTLPLVFTVSYIIPSALMVLPISSTITTDLKQLFIALWQPFPAYISILLTLSHTLFSPFTSTPKPTQKNHNLSSLRFIYAFAFFNTLIPHLVTLTVSLSTILAPAILSTEYRNSLHPSIVFGIPTPWTSPVIQVASVGDGVHAFLRWDYLIGSAGIVVWAWRLYGNAVRLDKGGAMGWCEWVSLVVRVGLLGVVAGPVGAAVVLVWGRDEMVFKRGEKGVEKAR; from the exons ATGTCTGCCAAACTGATCCTTCCCGCCCTCAGTCTCTTCACCCTCTATGCCATTTGGTACTACGCCGACGCCAATGGGCTCCTCGAACTAGCAAGACAAAGTATCGAGCGCAAAACACTCCCAGGCAGCGATGCACCTTTACGAACCGTTTACACCGGTCTCCCTCGACTGGACCACCTGCTCACCACCTTGACTACCTTTTTCTGGCCTACCACCGATGGAAGCCACCCCGCCTTGACTCTCCATACGCTAGGGTTCGCAGGGACGTTCGGTTCCGCCTGGATCCTGATAACCCTAGAATCATGGCGACAAGGAAATGCCTGGACACTGGCAGCATA TCCCTTGATATTCGGCCTCTCCGCCCAAACCCTAACCTTCGCCTTCGCAGCACCTCTCTACTGCGCCCTGCAACTCACCACATCCATAACCTCCACCACTCCCACAGCAaccaacatccacatccccaagaccatcctcaccaccctccccctgGTTTTCACCGTATCCTACATCATCCCCAGCGCCCTCATGgtcctccccatctcctcaaCCATAACAACCGACCTAAAGCAACTCTTCATCGCCCTCTGGCAACCCTTCCCAGCAtacatctccatcctcctcaccctctcccacaccctcttctccccattcacatccacccccaagCCTACCCAGAAGAaccacaacctctcctccctccgcttCATCTACgcctttgccttcttcaacacTCTGATCCCCCACCTCGTCACCCTCACCGTCTCGCTGTCTACTATCCTCGCACCTGCTATCCTTTCCACTGAATACAGGAACTCCCTACACCCCAGTATTGTCTTCGGGATCCCCACCCCCTGGACATCACCCGTTATACAGGTGGCTAGTGTTGGAGACGGGGTGCATGCGTTCCTGAGGTGGGATTACTTGATTGGGTCGGCGGGGATAGTGGTTTGGGCGTGGAGGTTGTATGGGAATGCAGTGAGGCTGGATAAAGGTGGTGCAATGGGGTGGTGCGAGTGGGTgtcgttggtggtgagggtcgGGTTGTTGGGGGTTGTTGCTGGGCCGGTgggggcggcggtggtgttggtctgggggagggatgagaTGGTTTTTaaaaggggagagaagggggtggaAAAGGCGAGGTAG
- a CDS encoding NCS2 family permease (COG:P;~EggNog:ENOG410PKCD;~InterPro:IPR006043;~PFAM:PF00860;~TransMembrane:10 (i99-117o123-139i151-171o191-209i247-280o369-394i406-427o433-450i457-475o481-498i);~antiSMASH:Cluster_1.4;~go_component: GO:0016020 - membrane [Evidence IEA];~go_function: GO:0022857 - transmembrane transporter activity [Evidence IEA];~go_process: GO:0055085 - transmembrane transport [Evidence IEA]) encodes MRYLDWVHRVNLAVARSPVGWWFRLENSGHPNERKGSFFFTEMRAGLATFFAMAYIISVNATITSDTGGTCVCPPESYADQCDTNTEYLLCVQEVKRDIVTATAAIAALSTFFMGVFSNLPVALAPGMGLNAYFAYTVVGHHGFGMIPYRVALTAVFVEGWVFLALTLLGIRQWLARALPASIKLATGTGIGLYLTLIGLTYSAGIGLVTGATDSPIELAGCVDSLRDATTGLCPSDAKMRNPTMWIGIFCGGVLTALLMLYRVKGAVIIGILLVSIISWPRPTPVTYFPHTELGNSMFDFFKQVVTFHPIKHTLVAQDWDITGHGSQFGLAFITFLYVDILDTTGTLYSMARFAGTVDPRTQDFEGSALAYMVDAISVSIGSLFGTSPVTAFVESGAGISEGGKTGLTSCMTGICFFIAVFFAPIFASIPPWATGCTLVIVGALMVKAAAEINWRYLGDAVPAFLTIAIMPFTYSIAYGLIAGILSYITLNGIIWAIEKVTRGRIVPPNKDEKEPWSWRIPGGFFPPWLRRAVRGKKDFWREDERDRSVMDGGSVESQDRPEKQDVAAGGKDM; translated from the exons atgcGCTATCTTGACTGGGTACACCGCGTCAACCTGGCAGTGGCTCGTAGCCCTGTCGGGTGGTGGTTTCGTCTGGAAAACTCGGGTCAT CCTAATGAACGGAAAGGCAGCTTTTTCTTTACCGAGATGCGCGCCGGCTTAGCGACGTTTTTCGCCATGGCCTACATCATTAGTGTGaatgccaccatcacctccgacACGGGCGGAACCTGCGTCTGCCCACCCGAAAGCTATGCCGACCAATGCGACACCAACACCGAATATTTGCTGTGCGTGCAGGAGGTCAAGCGCGATATTGTCACGGCGACCGCCGCCATTGCTGCCCTCTCCACCTTTTTTATGGGTGTCTTCTCGAACTTGCCCGTGGCGCTGGCACCAGGCATGGGGCTCAATGCATACTTCGCCTACACTGTGGTCGGACACCACGGCTTTGGCATGATTCCCTACAGAGTGGCTCTGACGGCCGTGTTTGTCGAAGGATGGGTCTTTCTGGCATTGACGCTACTGGGAATCCGCCAGTGGTTGGCCCGCGCGCTGCCCGCGTCGATCAAGCTGGCAACCGGAACAGGCATTGGGTTGTATCTTACGTTGATTGGGCTTACCTACAGTGCGGGAATCGGGTTGGTAACAGGCGCCACGGACTCGCCTATTGAACTGGCAGGCTGCGTGGATAGTCTTCGCGATGCGACGACCGGCCTCTGTCCGTCGGATGCAAAGATGCGCAATCCGACCATGTGGATCGGGATATTCTGCGGCGGAGTCCTGACAGCTCTGCTGATGCTGTATCGGGTGAAAGGCGCCGTCATTATCGGAATCCTGCTGGTGTCCATTATTTCGTGGCCGCGACCGACCCCTGTGACGTACTTCCCGCACACCGAACTGGGTAATAGCATGTTTGACTTCTTCAAACAAGTCGTAACCTTCCATCCGATCAAGCACACATTGGTTGCACAGGACTGGGATATCACGGGACACGGATCGCAGTTTGGGCTGGCCTTCATTACCTTCCTG TATGTGGACATCCTCGACACCACTGGTACGCTGTATTCCATGGCGCGATTTGCCGGGACGGTCGATCCTCGCACGCAGGATTTCGAAGGCAGTGCTCTGGCCTAC ATGGTGGACGCCATTTCCGTCTCGATCGGATCCCTCTTTGGCACGTCTCCTGTCACAGCATTCGTCGAAAGCGGTGCCGGCATCTCCGAAGGCGGTAAGACCGGGCTCACCTCCTGCATGACGggcatctgcttcttcattgctGTATTTTTCGCCCCCATCTTCGCCTCCATTCCCCCCTGGGCCACTGGCTGCACCTTGGTGATCGTGGGAGCGTTGATGGTCAAGGCGGCGGCCGAAATCAACTGGCGCTACCTGGGCGACGCGGTGCCTGCCTTCCTGACCATTGCCATCATGCCGTTCACGTACAGTATCGCGTACGGGCTAATCGCGGGTATTTTGAGCTACATCACACTGAACGGTATCATCTGGGCGATCGAGAAAGTGACTCGGGGACGCATCGTGCCCCCCAATAAGGATGAAAAGGAGCCCTGGTCGTGGAGGATTCCTGGGGGGTTCTTCCCGCCGTGGCTGCGCCGCGCTGTTCGGGGAAAGAAGGACTTTTGGCGGGAGGACGAAAGGGATCGCAGCGTGATGGATGGGGGATCGGTTGAGTCACAGGATCGACCGGAAAAGCAGGACGTGGCGGCGGGGGGCAAGGATATGTAA